A region of the Euwallacea similis isolate ESF13 chromosome 10, ESF131.1, whole genome shotgun sequence genome:
AATTAAGTTCAGGTTCGTTAaaaattcagttatttttttagctcAGGTCGAATTTGTCAGAAATACTGTAACATTTATCAGTAGATAGTCGCTTTAAGTTCATTAAAATTGCCGTAAATATGCACATACAGAGTGTCCAGAAAgcacattgaaatattttgggaagtaattctaaaatttaaaataataaaaaaagctcTTATAGACATACTCCAAAATCTGCTGCTTAAAAGGGCTAAAACCTCTTAAAGGGGgaactctgaagatggttttttcgtAGTGTTTTCGAAACagtttgcattaaaaatcatgaaattcAATACACAgtaataagttggaatgggaaaacttttttctgttaatgATTGTAGATTTTGGTCAGGGGCGTCGCATGCAGGAGGTCTCCTGCGTAAATGCTGCAATAACCCtattttttgtgatatttcttaattttggaaatcaaACTActgaatcgcaaatatttttaagttaaaaagtcCTCTATATTTCATCTTGTTAGGAGAGActtattttccagaaaaatgagtttttatgaACCAATGCACGATTACGTGGACATGACTATGAAGAAAAGAATTAGAGGATCCATTGAGATTAACGGAGGCCATTTACAACATTTGTTGTAAATAGGTGAATTCTTAATAGTATTAGTATTGTTGTTGCTGgctaataagaaaatatttctattgcAAGGATGTCTGCAATATTTATTAAGATGCATTTCGATGTCCAATATTGTCATGCAAGCATTTGTCCCCTTTTTGGAGTGTTGTAACTCGTTTCAATGAAACTTTTTCAATGTATTCGTAATAAGACAATTTAAACCagataaatattattacataatGAGCCCTGGCAAAACTCCGTTTCTCTATCACTAAAGAAACCGTAAATCTAAAAGGACCATTGGTACTTTCACGAAATTAACCTGTACTGAGAGGACAATATATCGACAGTAGTTACAGCCTCAAATTTGCGTCAGGCGCCAAAcgaaagagaagaaaatggcgcatattttaatttactaacATACTTATTAGAAAAAGTGACCAAGTTTtgctaaatataaaaaaaaaaatttcaaatgaacaAGACGTACTATCAAAATACATCTCTACATTCTCAAGATATTTCCCAAGTAAAAATCGCTTCATATGCTAgataattaaagtaaataccTAATATAGAGagaatatacaaaaaaattatacagggaATTCAGATAGTATTGTAACGAATCTTGACTCTTTGgcgaagaaaattttttgaagtatATTGCGTATTATCTCAGAAGGATTATCCTTTGAAAGGCACCTACAAAAGTTTGGTGGTAGGTACAGATTTTCAATTAGAACCATTATAAGATCatagttttgaattttctacCGTTGTAAAGGTCCTAAACAAGGATATAATTATAAAAGCTGCAGTATGCAAATACAAGAATGtgagttaaaatatttgttgacTGAATGGCGGATGGAAATAAATGGTAAAAGAAGGTTGCACTTTTTGGGAAATATACTCCACTAAAGAAAAGGAGCTTCATAGTGATCAGAATTCTCCTCGGAATCAATATCATCATTTGGAAACGTTATAAATATATCCGTTGCCCAAACATTTTCATTCTCTACTAAATCGGTCAACTGCATTGTAATCAGGTTTGTGAATATTCGCAGCCCATTAATTCCCAATGTTCCAATTTTGGAACGTTCATAAAATGGAGTATATACAATACACGACcggttttcaataatatttctgTATTTACATGTTAGTTAAATccacattataaaaataaattcatgatATGAAGCCAACGGGACATAAGATGAATTCAGGAGTCTTACCGTTTTAAAGCTGGATTTATCAGCAATCAAAAAACGCACAATACTAGTCAGTGGTTATCAGAAGTGCAAATTCAAACGAATTAGATACAATTTACTGTGGAATACGAAACAATTCAGTTTCTGCGATAGAGTGCGAAAACACTTGATGTTCCTTTTTTGGAACACTGGAGATGGCTTTTGTCCAATAGTGGAGCACTAAGCAAAAACAGATTAACATATCACAGAATTTTTAGAGACAGGAACCTGCAGAAATCATTTCTTTTCgtcttcttttttaattcaaaattgcgCACAATACGCTTGTTTTTGATGTATTTGTAGactaatttttcaagtaataCAGAGCCTTTGTAGTCTTCACTGTACACTAAATCATTGCCGCATCTCCTCCTTTTAAGACCCAgccaattttccaaatttacttataaatatttaatttgattgtttGTTATGGTTActctttgaaaatttcgttCGACACGCCGGTGATTTTACTGACCTCAAATGCATGTTTTTCAAACCACAGAGAGAGCAAGAGACACGTTTGAGAAACATGCATTTTAGCATAGAGCatcattaaaaaagtattggcGTCCCGAGCGCaattttgaggaaataatCAGGGCCAAAAGATGAATAACGCTATTGACGTACATTATTGCATACCGAACactgaatttattttgcacCGAGGCAGATTTACCCTTAGCtatatccgaaaaaaataaaacacaaatacaGACAATTTCagatgttttaataattcactaatacaaaaacattttaattaattttgttattttcataatagtaaaatttaatttaatcacaATTTTCTTGCTGTTATGAAGACTTTCGGCTTGGATCTCGTAACATATATGCAGAAAACTTTAGTGTTTCTGTTTAGTCGGAAGGTTTcgaatacaaaaataaatttcctgtGAGTGATACGAAAACGCAAAAGAAACATGGGGCGaaacttaaaactttaaaacgaaataaataaatactacGATTCAGTTCAGTCTgagtgttatttttttgtacaaaataattccTTAGGTAGGTTTTAGAAAGGATTTCAGCTTCAGTGGCTTCtacgtaaataaataatctctATATGCCCTTCTAGATCAGGAATTGACCTAAAGAAATACACTACTAAAGAATCATTTTGTATGAATGAAAGTCGCTTAAACAGTAATACAGACTTGCCTCCCTACAAGTATCGTTACACTATTATAGTAAAAGTATgtacaaaaagaaaactaaaaaattagaGCGAATTATTTTGATGCTTCGCAAGCAGTGActatataaaaacaaaaaaaaaaacattttacaaatgTGACTAAACGACGACGAGACTATGATACAATAGTTAGAATGATTGCACCAATTGTGGCAGCTTTTTCGCGAAAGGGGGCGCCAATTCAGGGAGTTCCAGACTCCCTGAAAGGGCCGCCTCCTCACCGAAAGACCCTAAATCGATTTGGTGAAGTTTAAATGCACATATGTTCCCCAAGCACCTAATAGTTTACATAATCATCACAATAATGCTTATGCTGTCACTAACATACGATTTCCGTCTACCATTTACAGATAATTTTGCAATTATAGTTATAGATTTGAAACTTCAATTCTTAGCTAGTTTTtgtttactattattattattgttgggGTCCAGGGCCGGGCCGTTTTGGTTCCAAGATATTTACAGAAAGTCCTAAGCTCGGGCCTGGCCTCAAGGAAATGAAGATGACGCTAAATCTCTCTCTCTTATTAGAATATAGAATGAACACGTTtttagcaataataataattataaataataaacgtaaaaaaattgttattaaatgagaaattcaCTAAGTCTTCGCGTTGCACAGGGAGAGGGAGAAACCATCCTCTCAATTGAAGTTTAccttaataaacaatatttaaaaacagaaCAACGTTCTACtacttaatatattatattaattggTTTACTTTAATAATTGGAATATCTCATCTTGTTTGCGTGTGTGCGGCCGAATGCGTTTTGATTCCATATAATATTCTCGTTCTTGCACCGTGTACACAGTACACAAAATCGCATATCAAGTGAGGAGACATTCGGCCATCGCACACCGCCCTCAAAAGTGgattaaactatttatttagttaggtaggtataattataatatatacgGAGCGCCAAGTCTTCACATCGCACTGATGAACACGTCCATTCGCCCCTCAATATATATCTATATACTCTCGTATAAATTACTATGTATATGTTAAAGTTTCTTGTATTCCAGTCCGCACACTCTCCCTAGCTGAGGCCTCCCGAACTCGCCACCACCACCGCGAacaacttgaaaaaatggaataaacTGGACTTTTCTACAGTCAAAAATTTGTCGTCTAAGCATTGGGCGGTTGTCAGACAGGCGGCCGATGGCCGGGGCCTGCGTCCCGCCTGGGCTGGTACCGGCCCTGCGTTTGCGCGCCAGGCACAATGACGCACGGCGCCGGCACTTGGCCGGTCGACGTCGTCGCCTTTTTCCccgtaaatattttaacagttCTTTGTAAAAAATCAGTCTTTTGGCCGGCATGCTGCGACGGATGCGTCGCCCCCGGCTTGGTCATCGTCGTCGACGTTGAGGACATGGAGTGGCACCGTACGACCAAAGGCGCATTGCCAGAGGAAGACGACCAATCGCTACTCGCCCCTGAAGATGACGAACTGGACGCCAGGTAGCCCGCCGAACTAGACCGGTACGGAGGCGGCGATTCGCTCTCCATCACCGTTCGGTTGGGCGGCGGTCGGATGCATTTTTGGTATATTTCGGATTCCTGTAAAATGACAACTGTTAGTTCAGGTATGTGTCgataactaaaaatttaaaaaattaaaaataaggtaAAAGGGGGTAGAAGACAGTAGGAAAGAGTTAGTAGGGAAGATAAGAAGATGAGTAAGGGGCAAAAAGAAGCCATAAACCAAACGGCCTAAATCAGATTAATAAATGCTAGTTTTCCCAGGTTAGTTTATATCTACTAATTCGGTGGCATTCTGAAATCTGTGATCGTCCTGTTAAATTCGAGAATCAAAAATGATTGGAGGAGAGTACTAGAGAGAGGGAGTACAAGGTAGGGAGCATGAGGAGTGGCAAGGTGGAAAGTGATAGGGTAGGTGGGTGGTAATCTAAAAATTCTACAATTTCTTGAATctcaagaaatctacaaaaaaaattccgaaattttcgagaattttgaaatgatgCAGAATTCTTTAAAAGCTCACAGAAAATCTTCAAGTTATTcacacatttttccaaattatacGATCCAAAAAGAGCAATTTGATAAAGGTCTATAAAATCCAAGGAATATCCTGAAAGTTCGAGAAATTATGAACCTCTGTTTAAGACGAAATCAAATCTTATGACTTTCTAAGACTTTTCCCACACCTTTGTCCGAAATCTCTATTTGACTTTCATCCATACTCTCGTCCCCTTCTCAGACTCCaccaaaaatgctttaaaatccTGACTTCAAACATCTAATTTATCGATCGTTGGcgtgaaaaaaaatgtcaatccGCCCACTGGGCGTTCGAGCATTTCCCGCTTAATAAGCCGGCATTTTGCAACAAAGTATCCACAAATTCCACACACAATCTCTGCGGAATGCAACAGGAACAGCACGAGCCTCCAAGCGGTTTATTTCCAGTCTCCAGGAGGCCCCCAAGGGGGAGCGAGAGCTGTGGTGATTTGGTATAGTCGTTAAGACCGAAATATATGCATTCTAAAATTCGCCCGACATATTTTTATGTGGGCAATTTCGGCACCTGAAACGATAATGTCGTTAACGTGCATATTTTTGCATGCCAGACGATATTTACGGCATCGTAATGGGTTTTTTTCTTGTCGTAATAAAGTCCTGTAAAGCAGGATACGACCCTAAATCAACTAGAATGGTATGGGGAGAGCTCTTGCACACGGGGGAGATTTAACTTCTGCTGACTAACGTCGTCAGATTTTAAGTCCATGGGAAATACTCTAAGAAAccaaaatctgaaaatggCAATTTAAGGGCTGAAGCAGCTATATTTCATTACAATTCAAGGGTTCTTGTTGAGCTTTTCTTTCCTTGACATTGTCACGCCATCAGTAACGGTGGGAGAAATCTCAAGGTACTGTGAGGATATAGagatacttttattattagGGTATGACTTCTACTCTTTCGAAGGTCAATTGGGCTTTTCAAAAAAGGCTCTCAACTGCAGAAACCATCTGTTCACCGTTGTCAAGAAGGTCTGTGGAGGTAACTATCCTACGAGAAGTAAACCTTCACATATAAAACACCCGTGGTGCAGCACCATCCTGAAGACACATTGCAGAACGCAGTCGGTACAACGTGCCACCTCGGACGCGTAGATCTATCAACTACGCCACTGGGAAGTTCCTGACTCAGGAAAATGTAACTTGGGGTGCGATTTTGTATTTTGGAGATTACAATGTTCCCTGGGGAATAACGTCGCAACGGCCTATTAAAACATCGTCGGAACATGCGAAGTTAACAAACATACGCCATTTCGTCATCATCCTCCGGAGAACATTTTGTTCCCAGAATTAAGAATCCGGCCCCTAGTTAATAAGGACCTGCCCTCCTTTCAATTCCGAGCACAAACGGAATATATCCAGCTCTGCAGCAATTCGGGGTGAACCGGGTAAGTTTTGAGAGATATTTAGGGAACCTTTAACTCTTCACAAAGCGTCCCCATTACATCCCCCCATTTACATTACATTAGAACTTTTAATTAGCAATTTTCTCTACAAATTGGATCGGAAATGGAAAGTATTAGGAGAATTTGAAGGATTTTTAACTCGAAATGGGAGAATTTTGAGAGAAACTTTGAGAGGATTTAATTCTCTACAAAGCGTCTCCATTTCATTCTAATTTTCAgagtttttaatttggttGGAAATGGGGAAGTTCTAGGAGAATTTTAGCGAGCTTTAACTTTCTACAAGAAAGGTTAACTAGAGCCAGTTTTCACAGCCTTTTATACAAATTGAGACTGAAACAAAAATCTTTGAAGATCTCATTTTGAGAACGTTAGAAAGATTTTCAAGCATTTCTGAGAGAtattttgagcaaatttaaCCCTTTACAAAAGACCTcaattaaaatccattttccAGAATAATTCTTGTGGAGAAATTGTTGTCTGAATAGGTCTCAAAAGCACCATTATAACAGACATTTTAGCATAGAAAAGATCTCAGGATAAAAATCTGAGAACTTTAAAGTTTCATTCATACATTTTTGCCTTTTAGACGACAAAAAATTTCGACGTTTATTGCCTGGAAATCTGAAGAAAGTAGTTACTTATTCCCGGTAGTCAAGAGTATGAGCCAGATTTTGTTCGTTTGCGGAAGTGTTCTCAAAATTGTGACTGGACGTCATCTAAAAAGAACACCAGAAGCAATTCCTCTGTTATTTTCAAGAAAGCATCGATGAGTGATTTAGGTAGCACCAACTGGAAAAGCGAGGAACTGATGAGAATTGGTATTTCAAGATGAAAAGTAATATGCTCAGATCTCTCAGTATTCATTTATCACTGGGTAGGTTGGAAGACGTGGCGTTGGGGCATAACGAAGCCTACCTGTTCAGCATCCCTAAGTTGTAATCGGGAGGCGGCTGTCGACGAAAAGCCGGTTCGATGATGGAGATCCTCTCCGTCGGGCAGCGCTATACTGGGCGGCAGGTTCACGGACAGGTCAGTTCTAACGGCATGCAGCCGCACTTGTCGGTCGCGGGTGGCGGCTAACTCTCGTGCCGCCGCCCGTCCGCCGCCTCGCAGCCGGTCCATGCCGCCCATACCAGCCGCGGCACCGGCACTCACCACCGACAGCATCTGAAAAGACAAATCTCCTGTGAATTTTCAATACTACACCACGGCAAATCACTACATCTACAGAGCTTACATAGCCGATTACCGCATACAAGGGATAAAAAACAAACTGGAAACGCCCAAGTGTTTCCATACGTCCTTGTCGGGATCCAGAAACAAAGCGATTTTCTTATGAGCGTGCGATAATAGTTACTCACCTAACACGTGTTTAAAACGATACCTGAACCGGAAAACACAGCTTCGCACGTTTTAGTAAATAATCATTATCGCCCTTGTTAATAagtaattgaagaaattttaagtaaagGAAACTAGC
Encoded here:
- the LOC136411722 gene encoding uncharacterized protein isoform X4; this translates as MLSVVSAGAAAGMGGMDRLRGGGRAAARELAATRDRQVRLHAVRTDLSVNLPPSIALPDGEDLHHRTGFSSTAASRLQLRDAEQESEIYQKCIRPPPNRTVMESESPPPYRSSSAGYLASSSSSSGASSDWSSSSGNAPLVVRCHSMSSTSTTMTKPGATHPSQHAGQKTDFLQRTVKIFTGKKATTSTGQVPAPCVIVPGAQTQGRYQPRRDAGPGHRPPV
- the LOC136411722 gene encoding uncharacterized protein isoform X3; amino-acid sequence: MRRTLIHMLSVVSAGAAAGMGGMDRLRGGGRAAARELAATRDRQVRLHAVRTDLSVNLPPSIALPDGEDLHHRTGFSSTAASRLQLRDAEQESEIYQKCIRPPPNRTVMESESPPPYRSSSAGYLASSSSSSGASSDWSSSSGNAPLVVRCHSMSSTSTTMTKPGATHPSQHAGQKTDFLQRTVKIFTGKKATTSTGQVPAPCVIVPGAQTQGRYQPRRDAGPGHRPPV
- the LOC136411722 gene encoding uncharacterized protein isoform X2, producing the protein MTVKFSQAECYCGCLSIGHLEKNILKNAFKKCFGTVIRRKVQVNKKMLSVVSAGAAAGMGGMDRLRGGGRAAARELAATRDRQVRLHAVRTDLSVNLPPSIALPDGEDLHHRTGFSSTAASRLQLRDAEQESEIYQKCIRPPPNRTVMESESPPPYRSSSAGYLASSSSSSGASSDWSSSSGNAPLVVRCHSMSSTSTTMTKPGATHPSQHAGQKTDFLQRTVKIFTGKKATTSTGQVPAPCVIVPGAQTQGRYQPRRDAGPGHRPPV
- the LOC136411722 gene encoding uncharacterized protein isoform X1; this translates as MSMPSAHAQDTDSSVGVIVGDYPASPPLTTRRLPPSWAVAALAAAAAAGAVLGLASCLLLRPPCRGRQDVAAPPTAPTVSAAAATAVTPMLSVVSAGAAAGMGGMDRLRGGGRAAARELAATRDRQVRLHAVRTDLSVNLPPSIALPDGEDLHHRTGFSSTAASRLQLRDAEQESEIYQKCIRPPPNRTVMESESPPPYRSSSAGYLASSSSSSGASSDWSSSSGNAPLVVRCHSMSSTSTTMTKPGATHPSQHAGQKTDFLQRTVKIFTGKKATTSTGQVPAPCVIVPGAQTQGRYQPRRDAGPGHRPPV